Within Phycisphaerae bacterium, the genomic segment GGGCTCACCCGCCCGAAGTGTTTCGTCGAACCGGCGAAGATGATGCCCCCATCCGGCATCCAGACCGCGCCCGAGTAACCGCCCCAGTTGATCTGCGCCATCTGTCTCACCGCGCCGCTGGCCAGCGTGATCGTCTTGATGCCGCCCACGGAGTAAAAGGCGACCCGTTCGCCATCCGGCGAGAAAGTGGGCATCCACCCCAGATCAGTGCCTGGCAGCGCCTTGGACTCGAACGAGTCGAAGGAGCGAAGGTGCAACCGCTCGCGAGCGTCGTCGCCGATCGCCCTGGACACCAGCTGCCGCCCATCCGGCGAAAGCGCGATGCCCTGAAATGCGTCGACCGGCATGCCGATGTCGGTCCATGCAAACCGGGTGACCGGCCGAGGCGCCGGGGGAGCGGCGCGGCTCAGCATCCACGCTGCCCCCGCAACCACCAGAGCGCCAAGGCAGAAGGACAGGGCGACGAGCCCTTTCTGGGATTTCGCCGGCGCCGACCCGGCGGGGCCAGATTGCTCTGTCTCCGCCGACTCCAGCTCCAGCCGGGCGTCGGCAATGTCGTGCAGACGAAGGTGCTTGTCCTTGGCGAGGCATCGCGTCAGCACGCGCCGCACATTCGGCGGCGTACTGGCCGGCAGGCGCGACAGGTCGGGCTCTTTGTGCAGGATCGCCCCCAGCGAATCCGCGACGGTCTCGCCCTGAAACGGCTGCGCCCCGGCGAGCATTTCGTAAAGCACGCACCCGAAGGAAAAGATGTCGGACCGCTTGTCCACTGGTTTGCCGCGGGCCTGCTCGGGCGACATATACCCCACCGTCCCCATGATCGCCCCGGGAATCGTGGGCGAGTGCATGACCGCGGGCGAGGTAGCGGTCGGAGAATCGGGACTGCCAAAGAAATTCGTCGATGAAGGCGTGCCGTCCGCCGAGCGCGCCAGGCCGAAGTCAAGAACTTTGACCTTGCCCTCGGACGTGATCATCACGTTTCCAGGCTTCAGGTCGCGATGGATAACGCCCTTTTCATGGGCCGCTTCCAGGGCCTCCGCGATCTGGACGGCGATCGATAGCGCTTCATCGACCGGCAAGGGACCGCGTTTCAAATGCGCGGCCAACGTCTCGCCGTCGACGTACTCCATCACCAGCAGCTTCTTCCCGCCGACCTCTTCCAGTGCATACACCGCCGCGATGCCCGGGTGGTTCAGCGAGGCAACAATCTTCGCCTCGCGCTCAAACCGCGAAAGCCGGTCAGCATCCATTGTCAGATGCGCCGGCAGCGCCTTGATCGCCACGTCCCGATCGAGCCGCGTGTCCCGAGCCAGCCAGACCTCGCCCATGCCCCCAGCGCCGAGGGGGGCCAGGATTTCGTAGGGACCGAATTGGGTTCCTTTAGCCAGGACCATGGGCGACTCTTATTATCCCTTTCACCAACTGACCACAGACAACCGAAAAGGGTGGGCTACTCCAGCAGTACCAACTCATCCCCGGTCCGCACCGCGCCCTCCACCAGCACCACTGCATACACTCCGGCGGTCCCCCCGTGCTCCTTGGCGACGCATCGCAGTACGTTGGGATTGGATTGCCCCGTATCGGGATCCAGCGTTATTAATTTGCAGCGGGGATCGCGGTCCAGCACCATGATCTCCAACTTGGCGCCGATCCGCAGCCTACGGCCGATCCACGCATCCTCGGAATACCCCTCGCCTTGCGCCAAGTCGATGTAGAAGTTGGCGCGGAAACGAAGCTTGTCCAGTTCCACGCCGACTTCTTCGCTCAATTGTCGCACCGACTGCATCGAAATCAACGAAACCGGGCGGCAATCGGTGAGGGCACGCTCGGACCGCATCAACGACAGGACCAGGCCCTCTTGTCCGCCATCGCGGAGATATTCGATCAGCCGCGGATCTTCGACGGCCAAGACCTCCCCCGAGGGTGTCACCACGTCGACACTCCAATCGGCGGGGGCCGCGTACAACGGAGTGACCCCCGGTCCGAGTGCCTCGGCCTCTGCCAAATTGGGTGGCATCGCCATCCGCTCACTGTGCCGATAGGTCGCCCGATAGCGCAGCATCTGTGACTGCTCTCGCGCCGTGAAATACGGAAATCCCCTGATGGCGGCGGAACTGTGAAGGGCATACGCACGATCGCCATACACGCCCGGAAAGCCCGCAAAGACCTCCCGAAGCTGCTCACCGCCCATGCTTTTCACGGGGTAGCGCCAGACGCTCTCCACTCGACCGAGCACTTTCATAGAAGCGGCTCCTTACCTCGTTCGCCTTGTCTTCTGAAACACTTCATTCACCAAG encodes:
- a CDS encoding protein kinase; this encodes MVLAKGTQFGPYEILAPLGAGGMGEVWLARDTRLDRDVAIKALPAHLTMDADRLSRFEREAKIVASLNHPGIAAVYALEEVGGKKLLVMEYVDGETLAAHLKRGPLPVDEALSIAVQIAEALEAAHEKGVIHRDLKPGNVMITSEGKVKVLDFGLARSADGTPSSTNFFGSPDSPTATSPAVMHSPTIPGAIMGTVGYMSPEQARGKPVDKRSDIFSFGCVLYEMLAGAQPFQGETVADSLGAILHKEPDLSRLPASTPPNVRRVLTRCLAKDKHLRLHDIADARLELESAETEQSGPAGSAPAKSQKGLVALSFCLGALVVAGAAWMLSRAAPPAPRPVTRFAWTDIGMPVDAFQGIALSPDGRQLVSRAIGDDARERLHLRSFDSFESKALPGTDLGWMPTFSPDGERVAFYSVGGIKTITLASGAVRQMAQINWGGYSGAVWMPDGGIIFAGSTKHFGRVSPMSAQVETLDVKGLGEGEFVFAPSALPGGEALLCGVSNGSAFNVAVFDIRERTLTQLAEDGFTPTYSSTGHVLYQQGQSGPLMALPFDAKRRAATGPPMPVVSDMATRVSYQVRLFAIAENGTLAYIPKSSQLENGALNWVDRNGVEKPIFQVPRMIDSPRLSHDGRRIAFRAPAPECNVWMHDVESGVTTKITHEGDNHGLAWSHDDARMLFCRLQVPNQWGVMATAVNGTGEVEPLSPPSIPRGFVSSISPDGQWVLVDGGMQAGAEDVYLVNIQDRSVKPLLNSRHVERAAAFSPDGRYIAFVSEESGRGEIHVQSFPKADERHQVSTDGGYDPVWSRDGKELFFRAERKMMAAEVSTNPSFTAGRPHVLFETRNSWLGSSGLASYDVSADGQRFVMIRERSPQGGAGIHVVLNWFEELKALAPKEAR
- a CDS encoding MOSC domain-containing protein, translated to MKVLGRVESVWRYPVKSMGGEQLREVFAGFPGVYGDRAYALHSSAAIRGFPYFTAREQSQMLRYRATYRHSERMAMPPNLAEAEALGPGVTPLYAAPADWSVDVVTPSGEVLAVEDPRLIEYLRDGGQEGLVLSLMRSERALTDCRPVSLISMQSVRQLSEEVGVELDKLRFRANFYIDLAQGEGYSEDAWIGRRLRIGAKLEIMVLDRDPRCKLITLDPDTGQSNPNVLRCVAKEHGGTAGVYAVVLVEGAVRTGDELVLLE